The window TTTTGCCAAAGCTGCTGCCATTACAATGTTGGCAGTTCCGGTTACAGAAGCTTCTTCCAATAAAATGAATTTTCCTCTCAGTTCTTTGGCTTTTAAAGAATAGAAATATTCCTCTTCATCATAATTGAATTCAGCACCCAGTTCTACAAGCCCCTGGAAGTGGGTATCCAGTCTTCTTCTTCCGATTTTGTCACCTCCCGGAGTTGGCATATAAGCTTCTCCATAACGGGCAAGCATCGGGCCCATCAGCATAATAGATCCACGTAATTTTGCTCCGTCTTTTTTGAACTCGTTAGATTTTATGTAATCAAAATTTACCTGATCAGCTTTGAAAGTATAATCTCCCTGTCCGTTTTTAGTAATTTTTACCCCAAAATCTCCAAGAATTTCAATCAGTCTGTTAACATCATGAATATCAGGAATATTTTTGATTCTTACCTCTTCGTCCGTAAGGAGTACCGCACATAAAATTTGTAGAGCCTCATTCTTGGCTCCTTGTGGAGTTATTTCGCCCTGCAGTTTTTTTCCTCCTCTTATTTGAAATGTTCCACTCATTATTTTCTGTTTTTATGATTGTTATTGTGCCTCCTCTTGTTAGGCTGGTTGCTGTTGTTGTTTTTATTACTATTGCTATTCCTGTTGTTATTGTTATTATTCCTGTTGTTGTTATTACTGGTGTAATAGATTTTACTTTTTTCAAGAGAATCTATTCCGGTAAGGTCAAGCCTGTTTTCAGACAGTTCTTTCAAGTGGCGGAAAATAACATCATCCGTCACATGTTCTTTATTATAGACATTATAAGATTTCTTCATATTGTTGGCAATTACCTCGATAAGGGCTTCTTTTTCATCGCCCGTTTCCAGTTCAATTGCTTTTTCTATCAATTGAAGAATACTTTTTCCGTAAAACTTAAAGTCACCTTGAAGTTTTGGATATTCCATTCTTTTAGGTTTTTCTGCCAATTGTTCCGGAGTAGGGAACGGATATGGAGATTCTACATCCAGATCATGATTAGCAAGAATAAAAAGATGGTCCCAAAGTTTATGTTTATAATTTTCCTCGTCGCGAAGTTGTGGGTTTCTCTGACCCATAAAATCGATGATTGCCATAGCCATTTCATTCCTTTCCTCTTTGGTAGGAAGTTCTTTGCAGCGCTCAACCAACTGTTGTATAATTCTGCCGTATTCCGGCATATGAAGCTGAGTTTTTTGGGTATTGTATTCCATAGTATGCAAATATATGGATTAAAAGAAAAATTGTTTCGAGAATCTGAAAAATTTATGATTTTTTAATGAAAATTTTAAATGACTTTATTCCTGATTTATTGTTGAAAATTAAAATATTTCCCGTCCATTTGAATTTGTTTTCAATAAAATTGTATCTTGTTTAATAGATTGATAATTAATTATTACGATGAAAAAAACATATTTTTTCCTTTCCCTATTGGCTTTAGCACTGGTTAGCTCTTGTCAGAACAGAGATGAATTGATTACGGAGACTTCCAGACAGGAAGAGGTTCATAACAAAACAGTGAACGTAACTCAGCATGACGGCCGGCCGTTCAGTACCGGAAATAATTCCGGGTCTATACAAGGTAAGTTTATATCAGGGCCAGGTGGAGGAGTTTTGATGCAGGGCTTTTACTGGGATGTTCCTGAAGGAGGCAACTGGTGGAATATCGTTAAAGATAAATTAACAGCATGGTCCAATGCCGGAATTGGTGCCGTATGGCTGCCTCCAGCCTCAAAAGCACAGAACGGAGCTTACTCTATGGGATATGATCCTACAGATTATTATGATTTTGGAAATTTTAATCAGAATGGAAGTGTCGAAACCCGTTTCGGATCAAGAACAGAACTTGAAGCATTGATTACACAAGCGCATGCAGAAAATATGCAGGTGTATGCAGATATTGTAATCAATCATAATAGTGGCGGACAATCTGAAGCGAATTCATTCACAGGAACGAATACCTGGACTGATTTCTCAGGCGTTGCTTCCGGGAAATTTCAGAGAAATTATAATGATTTTTATAAAAATTCCTACGGAAATAATGATGAAGGCGCTTTTGGAGGATTTCCGGATCTGTGTCACGCTAATCCTCATGTTCAGGACTGGCTTTGGGGAAGAGATGATTCTGTTGCAAAATATTATAAAAATGTGATGAAATTTGATGGATGGAGGTTTGATTACGTTAAAGGTTTCGGACCTTGGGTAGTCAATACCTGGAATTCTAAAGTAGGTGGATTTTCTGTTGGAGAACTATGGGATTCCAACGTTAATACATTGGAATGGTGGGCAAATAATGCCAACAGTTCTGTATTTGATTTTGCTGCCTATTATAAAATGGATGAAGCTTTTGATAATGGTAATTTGAACGTTTTGAATGATGATATGATGTGGAAAAGAAATCCTTACAAAGCAGTCACTTTTGTGGCCAATCACGACACGGATATAATTAACAATAAAATGCCTGCATATGCCTATATTTTAACTCATGAAGGATATCCTACCATTTTTTACAGAGATTATGAAGAATGGCTGAACAAAGAAAGGTTGAACAACCTGATCTGGATTCATAACAATAAAGCAACAGGAACAACTTCTATTCTTTATACTGATAATGATGAATATATTGCAAGACGTAACGGCTACAATGGAAATCCCGGACTGGTTGTTTATATCAATACATCATCAAGCTGGCAGGAAAGATGGGTGGAAACCAATTGGAGCAGTCAGCAGATCAAAGATTTCACCGGACATTCGGGTTGGTATCCGACAACACAAGGAGATAAATGGGTGAAAATCCAATGCCCGCCGAATTCTTATTCTGTATGGTCGCTTAATTTATAAGTAATGAGTAATGAGTAATGAGTAATGAGTGTGGCGAACATTAGTTTCTATAACTAATTCAAGCTTGTTTATTATCCACTAAGCTTGTCATTCCGTAGGAATCTATACAACTGATCATTTTGATGTCGCGTTGTGAGAAACTCTTACGGAATGATATTTTTGAATATAATAAAAACTATTAAGAAATAAAGTGTAATTAAGATGAATCATTCTGATTTTTAAGCTTAAAGCGAAGCTTATCTTAATACTCTCAACACCTTAAACAATCTTAATGTTTCAATAAATAAAGTTTAAAGAAGTTCTTTATATAAGCTAAAAGAAATTTTCTGTAAGATAAAGCTACACCTGAATAAACTTTTTCTTCTGATGCTGGTCCGGTAAATAACACTTCTGATTGGCCAGCTTCATCCTGTTTCTGGAAATGATATCATATACTTTATCACTTAAAAAAGCAGGCATAATTTTTCCAATAAAAGAAAGTTTATAAACACCTCCCAATAAGTTAGCGATTTCCAGTACTGCCCTTGATTTAATCTGATAATACCGCCCAGGTTTCCATAGATACATGGTATTGAATACATTAGTTTCCAGGCCTCTTTCGGATAAAAATTGTTGTCCGAAATCAGATTGAAGAGAAGCAAACATGAACTGGTCTTTCTTGTCACGCTCCAAAATCCACTGCACCCAGAAATTACAGACACCGCAATCTCCGTCAAAAAATACAATATGTTTATTCTCCCAGTTTTCCACGACTTTATTTATTAAACATGATTCTTCTTTCTGTATCTTCTTTTACTTTTTTGAAATATTGAGTAAGCTCTGCACGCTGTTCATCCGAGAGTTTGGCATTCTGATGTCCTAAATAATAAGATTCAAGCGGCATTTCTTTTTTTTCAACCATTTCTATACATTCCTCCAGCTTATGAAGCTGTCTTTTAGGTTCATATACTGCAAAGGTAGAAAAATTAAGATGTTTCCTGCCTTCATTAATATGATTTTTTACCCACCATGAAGCCGGAGAGATATTGGTATACCATGGATATGCTGTTTCATTGGAATGACAGTCGTAGCATGAAGTTCTTATAGTGCGGGCAATTTTTTCCGGAGTGTTTTTAATTTTCAGAAAATCCATGCCGGGTGTAGGAGGCGGATTTGTTTTGTCGATGGGAAAAAACTGAATGATAATAAAAGCAATAAGAAGGATAACAATTATTTTTTTCATAGCAGACGTTTCATGTTTGGTAAAGATAAAGGTAGTTAATTTATTTTTAGTGAGATAAAGTTGGAAGCTGGGAGAGAGACTGGAGGTGCTTTCAATAGTTCTTTGAATAGTGCGTTTTTCCAGATTTTTTTAGGAATTGTTAATTTATTTTTCATGATGCTATTAAACTTCCAGCTTCCTTCTTCCTTTTCCTACAAATTCTTACGTTGAGCAATTCTAAATTGCACCGTATACTGCTGTTTTTATTTAAGTTAATCTGAAAAATGATTAACTTAATACCACAATTTTGTCTTATCCCGGATGTGGTCAGAAATATATGTTTATAGTTTTTAACTATCATTGAAATAAAAATTAATAGATTGTATTTATCGGTCAAACGTTGTAGGTTTGTCATGTTCTTACAACAGAAAATTGAAACTGTATTAATCAACATAAAAAATAAAATAAACGACAATGGAAAAAGATTTGAATGACATCAGTAAATGCCCGTTTCATAACGGAACAATGAAGAAGAGTGTAGCAGGAGGAGGAACTCAGAATTCTGATTGGTGGCCGGATCAGCTTAGAGTAGATCTTCTGCGCCAGCATTCTTCCCTTTCAGATCCTATGGACAAGGATTTTGACTATGCCAAAGCATTTGAAAGCCTGGATTTGGAGGCAGTAAAAAAAGATCTTCATGCATTAATGACAGATTCCCAGGACTGGTGGCCGGCAGATTTTGGTCATTATGGTCCACTGTTTATCCGTATGGCATGGCACAGCGCCGGAACTTATAGAGTAGGAGATGGTAGAGGTGGAGCAGGAGCTGGACAACAGCGTTTCGCACCACTAAACAGCTGGCCGGATAACGTAAGCCTTGATAAAGCAAGAAGATTGTTGTGGCCAATCAAGCAGAAATATGGTAGAAACATCTCTTGGGCTGACCTTTTGATTCTTACTGGAAATATTGCTCTTGAATCTATGGGCTTCAAAACATTTGGATTTGCCGGAGGACGTGCAGATGTCTGGGAACCGGATTCCGATGTGTATTGGGGATCAGAAAAAACATGGCTGGGAGGTGATTTACGTTATGCTCACGGTTCAGAAGGAGTTGTAGAAGGACATTCTGCAGTTCTTCCTACCGATGATAATGCAGACGGAGATATTCATTCAAGAAATCTTGAAAATCCATTGGCAGCTGTACAAATGGGACTTATTTATGTAAACCCTGAAGGTCCGGATGGAAATCCAGATCCTATTGCTGCTGCTAAAGATATCCGTGATACTTTCGGCCGTATGGCAATGAACGATGAAGAAACGGTTGCTTTGATTGCCGGAGGACATACTTTTGGTAAAACCCACGGAGCCGGTCCTGCAGATCATGTAGGTAAAGAACCTGAAGGAGCAGGAATTGAACAACAGGGATTAGGGTGGGCGAGCAGCTATAAATCAGGAAGCGGAAAAGATGCTATTTCCAGTGGTCTGGAAGTGACCTGGACAGAAACTCCTACTCAATGGAGTAATTATTTCTTTAAAAATCTTTTTGAAAATGAATGGGAATTGACAAAAAGCCCTGCCGGAGCTCACCAATGGGTAGCGAAAGATGGAGCAGATATTATTCCTGATGCATTCGATTCTTCTAAAAAGCATAAACCAACAATGCTTACAACAGACCTTTCATTGAGACTGGATCCTGTTTATGAAAAAATTTCAAGACATTTTTACGAAAATCCTGATGCCTTTGCTGATGCCTTTTCAAGAGCATGGTTTAAATTGACACACAGAGATATGGGACCACGTGCCCGTTATCTGGGACCGGATGTTCCACAAGAAGAATTAATTTGGCAGGATCCTATTCCGGAAGTGAATCATGAATTGGTTGACGAAAATGATGTGGAAACATTGAAATCAAAAGTTTTAAATTCAGGATTAAGCAATGCTGAGCTTATTTCTACAGCCTGGGCTTCTGCTTCTACTTTCAGAGGAAGTGATAAACGTGGAGGAGCCAATGGAGCAAGAATAAGACTGGAACCTCAAAGAAACTGGGAAGTAAATAATCCTTCACAGCTGAATAAAGTATTAGGAGTGCTGGAAAGAATTCAGAAAGAATTCAATGATTCTCAGAATGGAGGTAAGAAAATCTCAATAGCGGATCTGATTGTTCTGGCAGGTAATGCTGCAGTAGAAGTTGCTGCAAGAAATGCCGGGCAGGATGTGAAAGTTCCATTTGCTCCGGGAAGAATGGATGCTTCTCAGGAACAAACCGATGTAGAATCTATGGGATATCTTGAGCCTATTGCTGATGGATTCCGTAATTATTTGAAAAGAAGATTTACAGTATCTACAGAATCTTTACTGATTGATAAAGCACAGTTATTAACACTTACTGCACCAGAACTGACAGTGCTGATAGGAGGGATGCGTGCTTTGGATACAAACTTTGACGGTTCAAAACACGGTGTCTTTACCAGCCGTCCGGGAGTTCTTACCAATGATTTCTTCGTAAATCTTTTAGATATGGGAACCCAATGGAAAGCAATGTCAGACGATAAACAACTTTACATGGGAACAGATCGTTCAACCGGTCAGCCAAAATGGACGGCAACCCGAGCTGATCTTGTTTTCGGTTCCAATTCCGAATTGAGAGCAATAGCTGAGGTATACGGAAGTGCAGATGCACAGGGTAAATTTGTAAAAGATTTTGTGGCAGCATGGACGAAAGTGATGAATCTGGACAGGTTTGATCTGGTTTAATAAATAAAAAATGAAAATAAAAACGGGCTGTCTTTGCAAAGACAGCCCGTTTTGTTATACTTATCGGTGATTTTGAAAGGGTAATGGAAAGCTTGCTTATTTTATTGGCCTCCTTTTAATGTAATAATTTCATCTACTAATAATGGGATCACGTTTCTTGCCATAGCAATGAAATCCTGATCCTCCGGTTTTATTGAAATGAATTCTATATCATAATCTCTGTTTTCTTCCTCTCCAGTCATTATAAAACTGGATCCGGAATTAAAGTCTCTTCCCTCAATATAGGATGTCCATGGAGATAGGGTAGCTTTATTACATATTTCCATGATGTTTTTTAATTCTAAATCTGTCATTTTACTTAGTTTTAGTCGGATTTTTAATTAATGTTGGATTAAATAATTTTCGGCCTGCTATGCCACTATTCCTGCTCCAGGCTAAATTTACAATTTAAGGATTTATCATGAAGATATAAAAACAAAAACCATCCTTAAAAAAGGATGGTTTGTAGACCCCATAGTCCAAAGTTCGAACTTTTTATTGAATGATTTGAGGAAAATTGCTAACATAGAAAAATTTTGATATTTCAAATAATGGTGTATAAGATATGTAAAACCCCTAACTCAAATATGAGAGATATTTTTTTTTCATTTGATTGTAAAATAAGGTATTAAAAAATAATATCCTATTTTATCATCAATACAAATAAAAAAAATATTTTTTATTTTTCTTCAATTAATTCTAAAAATAAATCTTGTAAATCTTCATTAATTTTTTCAGTGCTACTTTCTGTAGTTAGGATAAATTCATCATTTATTTCATCCGCATAAGTACTTCCATCTAATATTCCCAGTACATGTGATAAAGTATTAATTTCAACAATTCTCAAAAATTTTAAAAAAACATCTTTTTCTTCCTTCGAAAAATCAATATACATAGGAAGAATTCCTTTCCATACTGGATCTCGCGCTTCTTTTGTAGTATTCAATAAATTTTCATATAACTCGATGTTTTCTTCGATGACATATCTTTTGAGAATTTTTACTAACTCTAATGGTTTCATATGTGAAATAATTATTTTTTTATAAATGAATCTGGATATTTTGTTTTATTAAGTTGAATTAATTCCTCTATCGCACTATTAGGGATATTCTCTGATCCATAAATCCGTCTCTTATAGGACACAGGTTTTCTATAAAATATTAATGGCATGCGTCATAATCCAAATAATCTTTCTTGATGCTTATCCCTTGGTAAATTCATGCGATAATAAATCTATTAAACATTGTCCAGATCCATATCTGGCATTTTTTATTTCAATAGGTGGAAGTAGTTGTCCTGATTACATTATAGCTTTATAGACTGCTTCCGTTGTGTAATGTCTTAATATATTACCTCTGTTTTTGCAATTAATGTTGGCTTTCTTAATGCTAATGCTCCAACAATTCCAACACCCATAGCAAGATACCTGTTTTCAGGTTTCCAATTGCTCATTACCTGACCAGCTATATCAAAAAAGCCTGCGGGATCACTAATACCGCCAATCATTTTTACAGGACCATCATTGTATCTTCCTGCATTCAGAGTTCTATTCCAGCCGAAATCACTCTTGGCATACCACAAGTTAATGTAGTTATCGACATGGCTTCGAATTCGTGATTTCCAAAAGAAACTGCTTCTGGAGAGTTTAATTTCTGGAATATTAATAAGTTCATCTACAATTTCAAGAGCAACTTCGCTTGTTTCTGGTGAAACTTATTGTATTCAAAATTAGGGTATTGATTTCAATACCCTACTTATTTATAACACACTTTCAAATTTTAGGACAAGTAGTGTAAATTTCTTGCGCTAAAAAAGATAGCAACTCCACTCGGCAGTAGGAACAAATTTTAATACAGGTAATGT of the Chryseobacterium viscerum genome contains:
- a CDS encoding heme-binding domain-containing protein — protein: MKKIIVILLIAFIIIQFFPIDKTNPPPTPGMDFLKIKNTPEKIARTIRTSCYDCHSNETAYPWYTNISPASWWVKNHINEGRKHLNFSTFAVYEPKRQLHKLEECIEMVEKKEMPLESYYLGHQNAKLSDEQRAELTQYFKKVKEDTERRIMFNK
- a CDS encoding thiol-disulfide oxidoreductase DCC family protein — encoded protein: MENWENKHIVFFDGDCGVCNFWVQWILERDKKDQFMFASLQSDFGQQFLSERGLETNVFNTMYLWKPGRYYQIKSRAVLEIANLLGGVYKLSFIGKIMPAFLSDKVYDIISRNRMKLANQKCYLPDQHQKKKFIQV
- the katG gene encoding catalase/peroxidase HPI; this translates as MEKDLNDISKCPFHNGTMKKSVAGGGTQNSDWWPDQLRVDLLRQHSSLSDPMDKDFDYAKAFESLDLEAVKKDLHALMTDSQDWWPADFGHYGPLFIRMAWHSAGTYRVGDGRGGAGAGQQRFAPLNSWPDNVSLDKARRLLWPIKQKYGRNISWADLLILTGNIALESMGFKTFGFAGGRADVWEPDSDVYWGSEKTWLGGDLRYAHGSEGVVEGHSAVLPTDDNADGDIHSRNLENPLAAVQMGLIYVNPEGPDGNPDPIAAAKDIRDTFGRMAMNDEETVALIAGGHTFGKTHGAGPADHVGKEPEGAGIEQQGLGWASSYKSGSGKDAISSGLEVTWTETPTQWSNYFFKNLFENEWELTKSPAGAHQWVAKDGADIIPDAFDSSKKHKPTMLTTDLSLRLDPVYEKISRHFYENPDAFADAFSRAWFKLTHRDMGPRARYLGPDVPQEELIWQDPIPEVNHELVDENDVETLKSKVLNSGLSNAELISTAWASASTFRGSDKRGGANGARIRLEPQRNWEVNNPSQLNKVLGVLERIQKEFNDSQNGGKKISIADLIVLAGNAAVEVAARNAGQDVKVPFAPGRMDASQEQTDVESMGYLEPIADGFRNYLKRRFTVSTESLLIDKAQLLTLTAPELTVLIGGMRALDTNFDGSKHGVFTSRPGVLTNDFFVNLLDMGTQWKAMSDDKQLYMGTDRSTGQPKWTATRADLVFGSNSELRAIAEVYGSADAQGKFVKDFVAAWTKVMNLDRFDLV
- a CDS encoding DUF4290 domain-containing protein, with translation MEYNTQKTQLHMPEYGRIIQQLVERCKELPTKEERNEMAMAIIDFMGQRNPQLRDEENYKHKLWDHLFILANHDLDVESPYPFPTPEQLAEKPKRMEYPKLQGDFKFYGKSILQLIEKAIELETGDEKEALIEVIANNMKKSYNVYNKEHVTDDVIFRHLKELSENRLDLTGIDSLEKSKIYYTSNNNNRNNNNNNRNSNSNKNNNSNQPNKRRHNNNHKNRK
- a CDS encoding alpha-amylase is translated as MKKTYFFLSLLALALVSSCQNRDELITETSRQEEVHNKTVNVTQHDGRPFSTGNNSGSIQGKFISGPGGGVLMQGFYWDVPEGGNWWNIVKDKLTAWSNAGIGAVWLPPASKAQNGAYSMGYDPTDYYDFGNFNQNGSVETRFGSRTELEALITQAHAENMQVYADIVINHNSGGQSEANSFTGTNTWTDFSGVASGKFQRNYNDFYKNSYGNNDEGAFGGFPDLCHANPHVQDWLWGRDDSVAKYYKNVMKFDGWRFDYVKGFGPWVVNTWNSKVGGFSVGELWDSNVNTLEWWANNANSSVFDFAAYYKMDEAFDNGNLNVLNDDMMWKRNPYKAVTFVANHDTDIINNKMPAYAYILTHEGYPTIFYRDYEEWLNKERLNNLIWIHNNKATGTTSILYTDNDEYIARRNGYNGNPGLVVYINTSSSWQERWVETNWSSQQIKDFTGHSGWYPTTQGDKWVKIQCPPNSYSVWSLNL